The following are from one region of the Melitaea cinxia chromosome 7, ilMelCinx1.1, whole genome shotgun sequence genome:
- the LOC123655256 gene encoding uncharacterized protein LOC123655256: protein MGLFHRLWTKSTQCKALEQSSGKYEILFFESVYRVTYFSGWAYLDNSIIYRMYSGILTLSVGFLIFCEAWQLFSASTSLDSVVENVNATLIHFIALYRYKNMKENKVIYRKLASAMESPYFDTSTPRRKELVRFWSQRNERFLKLLLCLGACTLTAWHIYPLVDDIDYNLMVSARFPFKYQTPIRFPIVYVVVLIVFNYTSLFVMVNDLMMQAHLMHLLCQYTVLGDCFESIIDDCLGEKNKNDEKHIIMTSNFKEKYLMRLNELVEQHKFILDNTAELKQSLSVPMLGQLAASTMLICCVSYQATRAAGPNNVKFFMSLLYLMYNLFELFIFCKWCDEIKLQSENIGNSVYCSGWERGLTATPGVGARLLLVATRARRPLVLTAGGLFDLSLASYTTMVKTSYSALTVLLRLR from the exons ATGGGTCTTTTTCATCGTCTGTGGACAAAGTCAACACAATGCAAGGCCCTAGAACAGTCGAGCGGGAAATATGAGATTCTATTTTTCGAATCAGTCTATCGTGTTACTTATTTTTCAG GATGGGCTTATTTAGATAACAGTATAATATACCGTATGTATAGTGGAATACTAACACTATCAGTCGGATTTCTGATATTCTGTGAAGCTTGGCAACTCTTCAGTGCCTCCACCAGCTTAGACAGCGTCGTCGAAAACGTCAATGCTACTCTTATACATTTCATCGCTCTTTATAGGTATAAAAACATG aaagaaaataaagtaatttacagAAAACTAGCCTCGGCAATGGAGTCACCTTACTTTGATACTTCGACACCTAGACGAAAAGAATTAGTAAGATTTTGGTCTCAAAGAAACGAgagatttttaaagttattgctGTGTTTGGGTGCTTGTACTTTAACTGCTTG gcATATTTATCCATTGGTGGATGACatagattataatttaatgGTATCAGCCCGTTTTCCTTTTAAATACCAAACACCTATTCGTTTTCCGATCGTCTATGTTGTTGTACTAATCGTTTTTAATTACACTTCCCTCTTCGTTATGGTTAATGATCTAATGATGCAAGCACATTTGATGCATCTACTATGTCAATATACTGTCTTAGGAGATTGCTTTGAAAGCATTATTGACGATTGTCTAGGAGAAAAAAATA AGAATGatgaaaaacatataattatgacaagtaattttaaagaaaaatacttaaTGAGACTCAACGAGCTGGTGGAGCaacacaaatttattttaga cAACACGGCGGAGCTGAAACAATCCTTAAGTGTGCCGATGTTGGGGCAGCTGGCGGCGAGCACAATGCTTATATGCTGTGTTAGTTACCAAGCCACTAGG GCCGCTGGACCGAACAATGTGAAGTTTTTCATGAGTCTCCTCTACTTGATGTATAATTTATTCGAATTGTTCATTTTTTGTAAGTGGTGCGATGAAATAAAATTGCAG AGTGAAAATATCGGTAATTCAGTATACTGCTCGGGTTGGGAGCGAGGTCTGACAGCGACGCCAGGTGTCGGCGCGCGCCTGCTGCTAGTGGCGACTCGAGCACGCAGGCCCCTCGTACTTACAGCTGGAGGCCTGTTTGATTTATCGCTCGCTTCATATACAACT